The following proteins are co-located in the Campylobacter concisus genome:
- a CDS encoding NACHT domain-containing protein: MVDYNTKAKKLGHDTKKERLQRFLGKENEFHHILKKLLEKMHQEKNPYIEILQGSNENGKDLVMEYDGSTGNKKYTAFVVKALEKLDGKASGKTTEVVTQVKQAFNLPAKLNDKNEMVTISDVCIVNLGTITQNAQEKILYEIKEAPYKNNTEFMDITRLINLFEQYYPEFFFNGSMESFLLDRIEKIEEFLGDNNDDEYFIQPNIKKITRSRQELIISDNDKNTLNRIGEQIFGKKETLDSFLKILMSKTKKKFLLTGDAGSGKSILVFKMVLISINYLLKENQNHILLEEKKDFALPVCFRAIDFINSCSLHNFSNIIESFYGNMIAIKPNLIIIDGIDEVGNEIRDKIKGNIESYLSKSNNNANILFTSRINYGIIESFFEYENYELLPYGVNQAISLIKKIIKANNISINIVEKSINELEGQIPFYPLALKLLMDVVKEKHEIPASITELYNRYVSLIFGEYKTTDVDIDKLFEPKIKKDFLANFAYQYFFKQDKTIVSKNDFSECVNSFCNKYNFITDKRSFIDTITRTSLIKIDENGNMSFSHKSFLDYFIALYFRDNKEELDDIDQFDILFDLYTSDGLWEDVAYFYFGLKTKLNQKDLEKLSSRIESLEDRFEKNINIMFLGKLLQYGWMTENTIKNKVIEKAINNSLNLKDDLNSIFQKILKITNPPKILSSIAMLHLTGMYYSSMFIVDEVKNIISEVANAPISDSSIDLQPDENKLYFCTIYILSNIDLLGKEYVGDILLKFLPQINRMSNIENNLLLTVIIDIFKNKNKLDNKEDLNLCIKKIVNRQKRKYPELIKSIFSTKKKKDFKKLPCYKHKKAN, encoded by the coding sequence ATGGTTGACTACAATACAAAAGCAAAGAAATTAGGTCATGATACCAAGAAGGAGCGACTACAGAGATTTTTAGGTAAAGAAAATGAATTTCACCATATTCTAAAGAAATTATTAGAAAAAATGCATCAAGAAAAAAATCCATATATAGAGATTTTACAAGGATCGAATGAGAATGGTAAAGACCTTGTTATGGAGTATGATGGATCTACTGGTAATAAAAAGTATACAGCCTTTGTTGTAAAGGCTTTAGAAAAATTAGATGGTAAAGCATCTGGAAAAACAACAGAAGTAGTAACACAAGTCAAGCAGGCTTTTAATTTACCAGCGAAACTGAATGATAAAAATGAAATGGTAACCATCTCCGATGTATGTATTGTTAATCTCGGAACAATTACACAGAATGCTCAAGAAAAAATCCTATATGAAATAAAAGAGGCTCCCTATAAAAATAATACCGAATTTATGGATATTACAAGGTTAATAAATTTATTTGAACAATATTATCCAGAATTCTTTTTTAATGGGAGTATGGAATCATTTTTGTTGGATCGCATAGAAAAAATAGAAGAATTCCTGGGAGACAATAATGACGATGAGTATTTTATTCAGCCAAATATTAAAAAAATTACGAGAAGCAGACAAGAGCTAATAATAAGCGATAATGATAAAAATACCCTCAATAGGATAGGCGAACAAATTTTTGGCAAGAAAGAAACTCTTGATTCTTTTTTAAAAATATTAATGTCAAAAACTAAAAAGAAATTTTTACTAACCGGCGATGCAGGCTCTGGAAAGTCCATTTTAGTATTTAAAATGGTACTCATTTCTATAAATTATTTATTAAAAGAAAACCAGAACCACATCCTTTTGGAAGAAAAGAAGGATTTTGCATTACCTGTATGTTTTAGGGCTATTGATTTTATCAACAGTTGTTCACTGCATAATTTTTCCAATATTATAGAATCTTTTTATGGTAATATGATTGCCATAAAGCCAAATTTAATTATTATAGATGGAATAGATGAAGTAGGAAATGAAATAAGAGATAAGATAAAGGGTAATATAGAAAGTTATTTAAGCAAGAGTAACAATAATGCAAATATACTTTTTACATCTAGAATTAACTATGGAATAATAGAATCTTTTTTCGAATATGAGAATTATGAGCTTTTGCCATACGGTGTAAATCAGGCGATATCTCTCATTAAAAAAATAATTAAAGCAAACAATATATCAATCAATATTGTAGAAAAAAGCATAAACGAACTAGAGGGACAAATACCATTCTATCCTTTGGCGTTAAAGCTTTTAATGGATGTTGTAAAAGAAAAACATGAGATTCCAGCATCCATTACGGAGTTATACAACAGATATGTCAGTCTAATTTTTGGTGAATATAAAACGACAGATGTTGATATTGATAAACTTTTTGAGCCAAAAATAAAAAAAGACTTTCTAGCTAATTTCGCATATCAATATTTTTTCAAACAAGATAAGACTATCGTTAGCAAAAATGATTTTAGCGAATGCGTCAATTCCTTTTGTAATAAATATAATTTTATAACGGATAAGCGCAGTTTTATTGATACTATTACTAGAACGTCTCTTATTAAAATAGACGAAAATGGCAATATGTCCTTTTCGCATAAATCATTTCTAGATTATTTTATTGCATTATATTTTAGGGACAATAAAGAAGAGTTAGATGATATTGATCAGTTTGACATATTGTTTGATTTGTATACTTCTGATGGCCTATGGGAGGATGTTGCTTATTTTTATTTTGGGTTAAAAACAAAGCTTAATCAAAAAGATTTGGAAAAATTAAGTAGTAGGATAGAGTCCTTGGAAGACAGATTTGAAAAAAATATCAATATAATGTTTTTAGGTAAGCTTCTACAATATGGTTGGATGACCGAAAATACTATAAAAAATAAGGTTATAGAAAAGGCAATAAACAATTCTTTAAATTTAAAAGATGACCTTAACTCTATATTCCAGAAAATTCTAAAAATAACAAATCCACCAAAAATACTTAGTAGCATAGCAATGCTCCATTTAACCGGAATGTATTATTCTAGTATGTTCATTGTTGACGAAGTAAAAAATATAATTTCTGAGGTTGCAAATGCTCCAATATCTGATAGTAGTATAGATTTACAGCCAGATGAAAATAAGCTCTACTTTTGCACCATCTACATACTATCAAATATAGATTTATTAGGAAAAGAATATGTGGGCGATATTTTGCTTAAGTTTTTGCCGCAAATAAATAGGATGTCAAATATTGAAAATAATCTGTTGTTGACTGTAATAATAGATATATTCAAAAATAAAAATAAATTAGACAACAAAGAAGATCTTAACTTATGTATAAAAAAAATAGTTAATAGGCAAAAGAGAAAATACCCCGAATTGATAAAAAGCATATTTTCCACAAAAAAGAAGAAGGACTTTAAAAAACTACCATGCTACAAACATAAAAAGGCAAATTAA
- the def gene encoding peptide deformylase, translated as MILEVLSYPNKKLYEVSKDVKNFDEELHKLLDDMYDTMIAKEGIGLAAIQIGVAKRIFIINLANDEGVQDKENLIEIINPKFELREGECIYQEGCLSVPGYYEDVKRNEVVAIKYQDRFGKEQSLRADGLLAIAIQHENDHLDGHLFIEKIGFNKRKKFDKEYKKQKKEKIS; from the coding sequence TTGATCTTAGAGGTTTTATCTTATCCAAATAAGAAACTTTATGAAGTCTCAAAAGATGTTAAAAATTTTGATGAGGAACTTCACAAACTACTTGATGATATGTATGATACGATGATTGCAAAAGAAGGCATCGGCCTTGCAGCTATTCAGATAGGTGTCGCAAAAAGAATTTTTATTATAAATCTAGCCAATGACGAGGGCGTACAAGATAAAGAAAATTTAATCGAGATCATAAATCCAAAGTTTGAACTACGCGAAGGAGAATGCATCTATCAAGAGGGTTGCCTTAGTGTGCCTGGATATTATGAAGATGTAAAAAGAAATGAGGTTGTGGCTATCAAATATCAAGATCGCTTTGGCAAAGAGCAAAGCTTAAGAGCTGATGGGCTTCTAGCGATCGCTATCCAGCATGAAAATGACCACTTGGATGGACATCTTTTTATAGAAAAAATCGGCTTTAATAAACGCAAAAAATTCGATAAGGAATACAAAAAGCAGAAAAAAGAAAAAATATCATGA
- a CDS encoding GGDEF domain-containing protein — MIKIDNAPDPKKKAVEVKHILEKEKVDIYKFSENVLHELSDDNVPSTPNNYSIYFEKMLDGQPDEFRKEIGDMIVINSEISVPSGSNISIEKEIKQGFIQIKSMLQAVVLIYKNLGIMRGLVQKRMDALKNNTNILALQNVLSAFNHDLIKLNSLMDKHLDVIKVSYDEVAKMLKSIEEQSIYDTTYDVYNKKFLVATVQSEVEAVKRYGYNASFLLVRAKDRFTNRVKNLKERNNMYKAISQLLLRTSRRSDIVAHYGDGCFAMVMKYTDENGTKQAGSRILNMLSSIPWKIDGEECKLDIQVVSSMITKTRSAEELISYSLDQLILTQDDEQPIFLGE; from the coding sequence GTGATAAAGATAGATAATGCACCAGACCCTAAGAAAAAAGCGGTTGAGGTAAAACATATTCTAGAAAAAGAAAAGGTAGATATCTACAAATTTTCAGAAAATGTTTTGCATGAATTAAGTGACGATAATGTTCCATCTACGCCAAATAATTACTCTATTTATTTTGAGAAAATGCTTGATGGACAGCCTGATGAATTTAGAAAAGAGATCGGTGATATGATAGTCATAAATTCCGAGATCTCAGTACCATCAGGCAGTAATATCTCTATTGAAAAAGAGATAAAGCAAGGATTTATCCAAATAAAAAGCATGCTTCAAGCCGTGGTGCTAATCTATAAAAATTTAGGCATCATGAGAGGCCTAGTGCAAAAGCGCATGGATGCACTCAAAAACAATACAAATATCCTAGCTCTTCAAAATGTTTTAAGCGCATTTAACCATGACTTAATAAAATTAAACAGCCTTATGGATAAGCATCTTGATGTCATTAAAGTAAGCTATGACGAAGTAGCTAAAATGCTTAAATCTATTGAAGAGCAGTCGATTTATGATACGACATATGACGTCTATAATAAAAAATTTCTAGTAGCCACAGTACAAAGTGAAGTAGAAGCTGTTAAAAGATATGGCTATAACGCATCGTTTTTACTAGTAAGAGCAAAAGACAGATTTACAAATCGTGTTAAAAATTTAAAAGAGCGAAACAATATGTATAAAGCTATATCGCAGCTTCTTTTAAGAACTTCTAGAAGGAGCGATATAGTAGCTCATTACGGCGATGGCTGTTTTGCTATGGTTATGAAATATACTGATGAAAATGGCACAAAACAAGCTGGTAGCAGAATTTTAAATATGCTTTCATCTATACCTTGGAAGATAGATGGTGAAGAGTGTAAGCTAGACATTCAAGTAGTTTCAAGTATGATAACAAAAACAAGAAGCGCTGAAGAACTAATCTCTTACTCGTTAGATCAACTAATACTAACACAAGATGATGAGCAGCCTATATTTTTGGGTGAATAA
- the clpP gene encoding ATP-dependent Clp endopeptidase proteolytic subunit ClpP, translating to MSYYVPVVVERTSRGERSYDIYSRLLKDRIVMLSGEIEDGMAASIVAQLLFLEAEDPDKDIYLYINSPGGVITSGFSIYDTMNYIKPDVCTICIGQAASMGAFLLSCGAPGKRYALPNSRIMIHQPLGGARGQATDIEIQAREILRMKEILNGILAKNTGQKLSKIVKDTERDFFMSSAEAKEYGLVDKILEKSFK from the coding sequence ATGAGCTATTACGTTCCTGTCGTAGTTGAAAGAACTAGCAGAGGTGAGCGAAGCTATGATATATATTCCCGTCTTTTAAAAGACAGGATCGTTATGCTAAGTGGCGAGATAGAAGATGGCATGGCCGCTTCTATAGTTGCTCAGCTTCTATTTTTAGAGGCTGAAGATCCGGACAAAGATATCTACCTTTATATAAACTCACCAGGTGGCGTGATAACAAGTGGCTTTAGTATCTATGACACGATGAACTACATAAAGCCAGATGTTTGCACGATCTGCATCGGACAAGCCGCTAGCATGGGTGCATTTTTATTAAGCTGTGGTGCGCCAGGTAAAAGATATGCATTGCCAAATTCTCGCATCATGATACACCAACCACTTGGCGGTGCTAGAGGACAAGCGACTGATATCGAGATACAAGCTCGTGAAATTTTGCGTATGAAAGAGATTTTAAACGGAATTTTGGCTAAAAATACAGGTCAAAAGCTAAGTAAGATCGTAAAAGATACTGAACGTGACTTTTTTATGAGTTCGGCCGAAGCCAAAGAGTACGGACTTGTTGATAAAATTTTGGAGAAAAGTTTTAAATAA
- the tig gene encoding trigger factor translates to MEIKIKALDSVNTLASTTISADAIKSSVEKLAKKAAKTMKVDGFRQGHVPVAIVLKRYEKELINDAEQDVLRDVVDEAIKQAGKKNDDLIGEPIVSKFDRKDGKIDVELTVSFKPSVDVSGYESLIPEFSNPRVLKKDIDEKKTELLKMIAPLEKIDGKRGLKVGDFAKFDFEGFVDGVAFDGGKAENYVLEIGSNQFIPGFEDGMVGIKAGGEKDIEVKFPENYGAAHLAGKDAIFKIKLHEIQERKIPEKLDEEMLKTLLPNEEKPTEELLDERIKEQIRQEKIYKLINDELKPKFAEAAVEKFKFDVPKNIVEQEIDMQFRNAWSSFTPDDMKKFREDKDALSKKRDEFRKDAENSVRLTFIIDELARVRGVKVSDQEVVQAIYFEAYRSGQDPKAHLEMYRNQGMLPAIKMSMIEEKLFSDLFNKEKDEKKASKKEKAE, encoded by the coding sequence ATGGAAATCAAAATCAAAGCTCTAGATAGCGTAAATACCTTAGCAAGCACGACTATAAGTGCAGATGCTATAAAATCTAGCGTAGAAAAACTAGCAAAAAAAGCAGCAAAAACTATGAAAGTAGATGGCTTTAGACAAGGCCATGTGCCAGTTGCTATTGTGCTAAAACGCTACGAGAAAGAGCTAATAAATGATGCTGAGCAAGATGTCTTAAGAGATGTTGTTGATGAGGCTATAAAACAAGCAGGCAAGAAAAATGACGATCTTATCGGCGAGCCTATCGTTTCAAAATTTGACAGAAAAGATGGCAAGATCGATGTTGAGCTAACAGTTTCATTTAAGCCAAGTGTCGATGTGAGTGGCTATGAGAGTTTAATACCTGAGTTTTCAAACCCGCGTGTTTTGAAAAAAGATATCGATGAGAAAAAAACTGAACTTCTAAAAATGATAGCTCCACTTGAAAAAATTGATGGCAAAAGAGGTCTAAAGGTTGGTGACTTTGCTAAATTTGACTTTGAAGGCTTTGTTGACGGCGTTGCATTTGATGGTGGCAAGGCTGAAAACTATGTGCTTGAGATCGGCTCAAATCAATTCATTCCAGGCTTTGAAGATGGCATGGTAGGTATAAAAGCTGGTGGCGAAAAAGATATCGAGGTTAAATTCCCAGAAAACTACGGAGCTGCACATTTAGCTGGCAAAGACGCTATCTTTAAAATAAAACTTCATGAAATTCAAGAGAGAAAAATTCCTGAAAAACTAGATGAAGAGATGCTAAAAACTTTACTTCCAAATGAAGAAAAGCCAACTGAAGAATTACTTGATGAGCGTATAAAAGAGCAAATCCGCCAAGAGAAAATTTATAAACTTATAAATGATGAGCTTAAGCCAAAATTTGCTGAAGCTGCGGTCGAGAAATTTAAATTTGATGTGCCAAAAAATATTGTTGAGCAAGAGATCGATATGCAGTTTAGAAACGCATGGAGCTCATTTACCCCAGACGATATGAAGAAATTTAGAGAGGATAAAGATGCTCTTTCTAAAAAACGTGACGAGTTTAGAAAAGACGCTGAAAATAGCGTTCGTTTAACTTTCATCATCGATGAACTAGCTCGTGTAAGAGGCGTAAAAGTAAGCGATCAAGAGGTCGTTCAAGCGATCTATTTTGAGGCGTATAGAAGCGGTCAAGATCCAAAAGCGCACCTTGAGATGTACCGCAACCAAGGCATGCTTCCAGCTATAAAGATGTCAATGATCGAAGAGAAGCTATTTAGCGATCTTTTCAACAAAGAAAAAGACGAGAAAAAAGCAAGCAAAAAAGAGAAGGCTGAGTAA
- the folE gene encoding GTP cyclohydrolase I FolE has product MQESFENSVKNMLTIIGEDPNREGLLKTPERVFKAFKFLTSGYDEDPKEVLGDALFTSSNNEMVLMRNIEFYSLCEHHLLPIIGRVHVAYIPNGKVVGLSKIPRMVNIYARRLQIQEQMTEQIAKALEDVIAPKGVGVVVEARHMCVEMRGVQKINSTTTTSALRGCFIKNADTRREFFSLINSPRETHF; this is encoded by the coding sequence ATGCAAGAGAGTTTTGAAAATTCGGTTAAAAATATGCTAACGATTATAGGTGAGGATCCAAACAGAGAGGGGCTTTTAAAAACTCCTGAGCGTGTCTTTAAAGCGTTTAAATTTCTAACTAGCGGATATGATGAAGATCCAAAAGAGGTTCTTGGTGACGCACTTTTTACTAGCTCAAATAACGAAATGGTTCTGATGCGAAACATCGAATTTTACAGTCTTTGCGAGCACCATTTATTGCCTATTATCGGCCGTGTGCATGTGGCGTATATCCCAAATGGCAAGGTCGTTGGGCTTAGTAAAATTCCACGCATGGTAAATATCTACGCCAGACGCTTGCAAATTCAAGAGCAGATGACTGAGCAGATCGCAAAAGCACTTGAGGACGTGATCGCTCCAAAAGGCGTTGGAGTCGTTGTCGAGGCTAGACATATGTGCGTTGAGATGAGGGGTGTGCAAAAGATAAACTCAACTACGACAACCTCAGCGCTTAGAGGCTGCTTTATCAAAAATGCAGACACAAGACGAGAATTTTTCTCGCTTATAAACTCTCCTAGGGAAACGCATTTTTGA
- the fliI gene encoding flagellar protein export ATPase FliI produces the protein MSLEHINLKLKEGVKLSNTFGIITKITATTIEITGLRPSIGDIVRIVAKDKSKNGLGMVTQIKTDGAYISPFGFVEGFRIGDFVYESDQGMSIPVGPNLLGRVVDPFMKPIDGKGAIETTEYMPIMRAPIDAMKRGLINEPFSVGIKTIDGLLTCGKGQKLGIFAGSGVGKSTLMGMIVKNTLAPIKVVALIGERGREVPEFIEKNLGGDLEGTVIIVATSDDSSLMRKYGAFCAMSVAEYFKQQGNDVLFIMDSVTRFAMAQREIGLALGEPPTSKGYPPSSLTLLPQLMERAGKEEGKGSITAFFTVLVEGDDMSDPIADQSRSILDGHIVLSRELTDFGIYPPINIQNSASRVMGDVIGKEHKLNAMKFKRLYSLLKENEVLLRIGAYQKGSDKELDLAISKKEFMESFLKQSSEEAFALEEVEELLDKINQ, from the coding sequence TTGAGCTTAGAGCATATAAATTTAAAGCTTAAAGAGGGTGTGAAACTCTCAAACACCTTTGGCATCATAACTAAAATCACAGCTACGACTATCGAGATCACTGGACTTCGTCCAAGCATCGGCGACATCGTGCGAATAGTCGCAAAAGATAAGAGTAAAAACGGCCTTGGCATGGTTACGCAAATAAAGACAGATGGAGCTTATATCAGCCCATTTGGCTTTGTTGAGGGATTTAGGATAGGCGACTTCGTCTATGAGAGCGATCAGGGCATGAGCATACCTGTGGGGCCAAATTTACTAGGTCGAGTGGTCGATCCATTTATGAAGCCCATTGATGGCAAAGGAGCGATTGAGACGACCGAGTACATGCCGATCATGAGAGCACCGATAGATGCGATGAAGAGAGGGCTTATAAATGAGCCATTTAGCGTTGGTATAAAGACGATAGATGGGCTGCTTACTTGCGGCAAGGGGCAAAAGCTGGGAATTTTTGCAGGCTCAGGTGTTGGCAAATCAACCCTCATGGGTATGATCGTAAAAAACACACTAGCTCCCATAAAAGTAGTCGCGCTAATAGGCGAGCGTGGCCGTGAGGTACCTGAATTTATCGAAAAAAACCTGGGCGGCGACCTGGAGGGTACAGTCATCATTGTAGCGACTAGCGATGATAGCTCGCTCATGCGAAAATATGGTGCCTTTTGTGCGATGAGCGTGGCTGAGTACTTCAAACAACAAGGAAATGACGTGCTTTTTATCATGGATAGCGTAACACGTTTTGCGATGGCACAGCGTGAGATCGGCCTTGCGCTTGGCGAGCCACCTACATCAAAAGGCTATCCACCAAGCTCACTCACGCTCTTACCACAGCTAATGGAGCGCGCCGGCAAAGAGGAGGGCAAGGGCAGTATCACGGCATTTTTCACCGTGCTAGTCGAGGGTGATGATATGAGCGACCCGATAGCTGACCAAAGCCGCTCTATCCTAGACGGACACATCGTGCTAAGCCGCGAGCTAACGGACTTTGGCATCTACCCACCTATCAATATCCAAAACTCGGCCTCGCGTGTCATGGGCGACGTGATCGGCAAAGAGCACAAGCTAAATGCGATGAAATTTAAGCGCCTCTACTCGCTTTTAAAAGAAAATGAGGTCCTGCTTCGCATCGGCGCATATCAAAAGGGCAGCGACAAGGAGCTTGACCTTGCGATCTCGAAGAAAGAATTTATGGAGAGCTTTTTAAAACAAAGCTCAGAAGAGGCCTTTGCGCTTGAAGAGGTCGAAGAGCTGCTTGATAAGATCAATCAGTAA
- a CDS encoding AAA family ATPase, translated as MKYLLDFLNQDLKKSKIYELIKCGDEEGEILKYLSKAYVQGTANMSVFELLGAVFGTQNDKQLLYLKFIKNLLDSGWIVQNYSLFKIPESTQRASAQGLLSLLHSEISLSATFLKILEDGNADINLPELTPYEDHLEYLKDQFLKVELYSKAAIFEGGSNDAKKRINEQISELTKRINERVKLSKISLKIEQIFKENSLDEKEQIIFLALLKEEYAGDFENGRDLNTLVGLISKDELERIKNRTLLEDGSKLIEGALIDYDEVLNAYGNVSKSFFINEEILQSIMHPKNDKNSKKIKIESLVKEQEIFELIEPVTSLEDVVLNEKTKQLLSTILKQVDKKVLARLSSWGIKTRKNIDAKIIFYGEPGTGKTMSAVGLAKSLKKQILSFDCSKILSKYVGESEQNVRKIFDTYKEICKKSGSEPVLLLNEADQFLSTRVESSSGAEKMHNQMQNIFLEQIERFEGVLIATTNFLQSLDVAFSRRFDYKIEFKKPDFNGRLAIWRKILPENASFEDGFSVERLAEFNLSGAQIVLALKNTALKVAIKDDGIFTFEDFKTTIERELNSSFGEDKKMGFGS; from the coding sequence GTGAAATACTTGCTTGATTTTTTAAACCAGGACCTCAAAAAAAGCAAAATTTACGAGCTGATAAAGTGCGGCGACGAAGAGGGAGAAATTTTAAAATATCTAAGTAAAGCTTATGTGCAAGGAACAGCTAATATGAGTGTTTTTGAGCTACTTGGAGCAGTCTTTGGCACACAAAATGATAAGCAGCTTTTGTATCTAAAATTTATAAAAAATTTGCTTGATAGCGGTTGGATTGTACAAAATTATAGTCTTTTTAAAATACCTGAGAGCACGCAAAGAGCTTCAGCTCAAGGGCTACTTTCGTTGCTTCATTCTGAAATTTCTCTATCAGCCACATTTTTAAAAATTCTTGAAGATGGCAACGCTGATATAAATTTACCAGAGCTTACGCCATATGAGGATCATTTGGAGTATTTAAAAGATCAGTTTTTAAAGGTGGAGCTTTACTCAAAGGCTGCGATATTTGAAGGTGGCTCAAATGACGCTAAAAAGCGCATAAATGAACAAATTTCTGAGCTAACAAAGCGCATAAACGAGCGTGTAAAACTAAGCAAGATCAGCCTAAAGATAGAGCAAATTTTTAAAGAAAACTCGCTGGATGAAAAAGAGCAGATCATATTTTTAGCCCTTTTAAAAGAGGAGTACGCGGGCGACTTTGAAAATGGTCGCGACCTAAACACACTAGTTGGGCTAATAAGCAAAGACGAGCTTGAACGCATCAAAAATCGCACGCTTTTAGAGGATGGCTCAAAGCTCATAGAAGGCGCTCTCATTGACTACGACGAGGTCTTAAACGCTTATGGCAACGTTAGCAAGAGCTTTTTTATAAATGAAGAAATTTTGCAAAGCATAATGCATCCAAAAAATGACAAAAATAGTAAAAAAATCAAGATCGAAAGCCTAGTAAAAGAGCAAGAAATTTTTGAGCTAATAGAGCCTGTAACGAGCCTAGAAGACGTCGTGCTAAACGAAAAGACAAAGCAGCTTTTAAGCACGATACTAAAACAAGTCGATAAAAAAGTGCTTGCTAGACTTAGTAGCTGGGGCATAAAAACTAGAAAAAATATAGACGCCAAGATCATCTTTTACGGCGAGCCTGGCACTGGTAAGACTATGAGTGCAGTTGGGCTTGCAAAGAGCCTAAAGAAGCAAATTCTAAGCTTTGACTGCTCAAAAATTTTAAGCAAATATGTCGGCGAAAGCGAGCAAAATGTAAGGAAAATTTTTGACACTTACAAAGAAATTTGCAAAAAAAGTGGTAGCGAGCCGGTGCTCTTGCTAAACGAGGCCGATCAGTTTTTAAGCACGAGAGTGGAGAGCTCAAGCGGAGCTGAAAAGATGCATAATCAAATGCAAAATATCTTCTTAGAGCAGATCGAGCGCTTTGAAGGCGTGCTAATCGCTACGACAAATTTCTTGCAAAGCCTTGACGTGGCGTTTTCTAGAAGATTTGACTATAAGATCGAGTTTAAAAAGCCTGATTTTAACGGCAGACTTGCTATTTGGCGTAAAATTTTGCCTGAGAACGCGAGCTTTGAAGATGGCTTTAGTGTTGAAAGGCTGGCTGAGTTTAACCTAAGTGGCGCACAGATCGTCCTTGCACTAAAAAATACTGCTTTGAAAGTGGCGATAAAAGATGATGGGATTTTTACCTTTGAGGACTTCAAAACCACGATAGAGCGCGAGCTAAACTCAAGTTTTGGCGAAGATAAGAAGATGGGATTTGGCTCTTAA